The Stieleria sp. JC731 genome has a segment encoding these proteins:
- a CDS encoding phytanoyl-CoA dioxygenase family protein, whose protein sequence is MSVPSIVPSPIDSCIDQDVKTIVMKDYQIIPTEDELQALQRDLSFHPSTTTSPSVLTEEQIQQFNTEGYIRPLEIFTAEEITGIRNYFDNLLEQVVAGGGNSYSISSAHLKYGPVYDLLTDERIVSRVADLLGENVIGWGSHFFCKMPGDGKAVAWHQDASYWPLSPSKAVTVWLAIDDADLENGCMKFIAGSHTKGHMTYRPSDSGEHNVLNQTIEDPHQYGTEVIDPLKAGQASIHADLLLHGSEANNSDRRRCGLTLRYCSADVHADMGWNEKGVHVRGTDPTGHWSNRERPNG, encoded by the coding sequence ATGAGCGTCCCCTCTATCGTTCCCTCCCCAATCGATAGCTGCATCGATCAAGACGTTAAAACGATTGTTATGAAAGACTATCAAATCATCCCCACCGAAGACGAACTTCAAGCTCTGCAACGCGATCTATCGTTCCATCCTTCCACGACGACGTCGCCAAGTGTTCTGACCGAAGAACAAATTCAACAGTTCAATACCGAAGGCTACATCCGTCCTTTAGAGATTTTCACCGCCGAGGAAATCACCGGTATTCGCAACTACTTTGATAACCTACTTGAACAAGTCGTCGCTGGAGGCGGAAACAGCTACTCGATCAGTTCCGCTCATTTGAAATACGGACCGGTATACGATCTATTGACCGATGAACGAATCGTGTCTCGCGTGGCAGATCTATTGGGTGAAAATGTCATCGGTTGGGGCTCGCACTTTTTCTGCAAAATGCCGGGCGATGGCAAAGCGGTTGCATGGCATCAAGATGCGAGCTACTGGCCCCTTTCACCAAGCAAGGCGGTCACTGTCTGGTTGGCAATCGACGACGCAGATCTCGAGAACGGCTGCATGAAGTTCATTGCAGGATCGCATACCAAAGGCCACATGACCTATCGCCCAAGTGATTCCGGTGAACACAACGTACTGAACCAAACGATTGAAGACCCGCATCAATATGGGACCGAAGTCATCGATCCGTTGAAGGCCGGCCAAGCGTCGATCCATGCCGATCTATTGCTGCATGGAAGCGAGGCAAACAACTCCGACCGCCGACGCTGTGGGCTAACACTGCGTTATTGCAGTGCCGATGTTCACGCGGACATGGGCTGGAACGAAAAAGGAGTCCACGTTCGCGGCACCGATCCGACGGGACATTGGTCAAACCGGGAACGCCCCAACGGTTAA
- a CDS encoding peptidylprolyl isomerase yields the protein MSNDTSAKDPGEATVTDKVYFDIEINGEPAGRIVMGLFGDDVPKTAENFRALCTGEKGVGKSGKPLHYKGSKFHRVIPQFMLQGGDFTRGNGTGGESIYGEKFADEKFSFPHDRPGLLSMANAGPDTNGSQFFITTVETPWLNGKHVIFGRVIDGMELVKRIESLGSSPSGAVRLPIEIADSGELKAEKE from the coding sequence ATGAGCAACGACACATCTGCGAAAGATCCTGGCGAAGCAACCGTAACCGACAAGGTTTATTTCGACATCGAAATCAACGGTGAACCAGCCGGCCGCATCGTGATGGGCCTTTTTGGTGACGACGTTCCCAAAACAGCCGAAAACTTTCGCGCCCTCTGCACCGGTGAAAAAGGTGTAGGCAAATCAGGCAAGCCACTTCACTACAAAGGCAGCAAATTCCACCGAGTTATTCCTCAGTTCATGCTGCAAGGCGGTGACTTTACGCGAGGAAATGGCACCGGCGGCGAGAGCATCTACGGCGAAAAGTTTGCTGATGAGAAGTTCTCTTTCCCACATGATCGTCCAGGTTTGTTGAGCATGGCAAACGCCGGCCCAGACACCAATGGCTCGCAATTCTTCATCACCACGGTTGAAACTCCTTGGTTGAATGGCAAGCACGTCATCTTCGGACGCGTGATTGACGGAATGGAATTGGTCAAACGCATCGAGTCGCTCGGTTCGTCACCATCTGGTGCGGTCCGACTGCCGATCGAAATCGCTGACAGTGGCGAACTGAAAGCTGAGAAAGAATAG